The Candidatus Poribacteria bacterium nucleotide sequence GGTAGTAGCATCCCACAATTCCACTGTGTCGTCTCCGGTTCCAGCGGCGAGGGTGCTTCCATCTGGGGAATATTTAACACATCTGATGGAGTCTGCGCGCCCGGTAAGTGTATTTTTAGTCTCTCCTGTGCTGGCATCCCATAACCGCACTGTTCCATCAGGACTTCCACTTGCGACGGTTGCGCCATCCGCGGAATATGCAACACTCCTAACAGCATCCGTATGTCCGACGAGCGTCGCTATCGGAGATCCGCTGATCGCATCCCACAAAACCACCGTGTTATCTATACTTCCGCTGGCAATCGCGCTCCCATCAGGAGAATACGCGACACATCTGACGTATTCTTTGTGCTCAACGAGGAGGTTGAGTCCAAGACCGCTGTCCACATCATAGATCCAAACACCGATGTCACAGGCGACTGCAAGTTGCGTCCCATCTGGTGAAAATGCTATATCTCCGGTTAAATTTCCTTGATCGAGGCGTACTTTGACTCCTTCAGGTAGGTTCGATTGTGTGTCTGTCTGAGCGTTTAAATTTTCCAATGATACGTATCCTTTTTAGGCAATCAAACTAAAACTTGTTATTATTGCTGTTATTGTAGTAGATTTACAAATACTGATACAATATGAATCACAGTCAACCATCAGTTACAAGAGGTGTTAGGCGTATCAGAAGTCGGGAATCGGGGTTCCATTCTACTGATGGCTGAAAAGATTTTTTGTGAAAAATTCGACCTGATCGCTAATGGTTATTCTTCAGTCGTCCCCACACGATTGGCAGCTTACCGCCAGCAGATACCTCTGCATATTCTGATTCACTTGCTAACCAATTGATGACATTTTCTGTAAGTTTCTGTATCTGATCAATATCCTTGTTGTTCTTGTGATAATTCGGGAGTCGCCAGTTCATGTTGAACACCTTACCGTCTCCAGCTTCCCAATAACCGAACGCTGCAATCCTATCCGTGTAATTGGTGCCCCCCTCCCAAGCATGCGCAAGCGTCGTAAAATTCTTCCAAATCTTGTCGAAATAGTCACCACTTACTGGATACCCAGTTGAATTGACCTGAATCCAATCCTCAACTTGCGGTGTTTTTCCATCGACATTCTTAAGTCCGTCTACCAACCCGAGTGCCAGTGTCTCTTTCAAGACGATAATACCGACATTACTTCCATCGTTTTCAACGGGCCCAAATGCACGGGGTTGCGCGTCTTCTAATCCCAACGGCGTAGCATACCGGATAGCTGCGCCTGTCAAGAGCACCGCGCCGCCGCTTTCAGCGTAGTCTAAGAACGCATCAAGTTCTGCGCCAGATAATCCCCCCGGATCGGCATCGCCATCATGCCACCAGATAACCCCAAACTGCTTGAATGTCTCACTTTTCAAATCAGCCTTCGCGAGTTGCTCTGTTTTAAAGGTCTTTTCAGCAAACGCCAATGCGGGCGAAGTAAAGTTACCCTTGTCACCGAG carries:
- a CDS encoding WD40 repeat domain-containing protein, whose product is MENLNAQTDTQSNLPEGVKVRLDQGNLTGDIAFSPDGTQLAVACDIGVWIYDVDSGLGLNLLVEHKEYVRCVAYSPDGSAIASGSIDNTVVLWDAISGSPIATLVGHTDAVRSVAYSADGATVASGSPDGTVRLWDASTGETKNTLTGRADSIRCVKYSPDGSTLAAGTGDDTVELWDATTGRHKATLEGHTHIVDSIAYSSDGGMLVSGSIDGTVRLWNTDSRELIATFTGHAGYVWGVAYAADGKIVASGGNDNTIRLWDVEAAELKATLTGHTGSVRNVAYSPDGSVLASGSDDHTVLIWDLT